The Hymenobacter oligotrophus genome has a window encoding:
- a CDS encoding type I restriction enzyme HsdR N-terminal domain-containing protein — MQALNLPPFAYKVTQSGPNLLIWDVLRRRNVVCTPEEWVRQHVVNYLVEHLGYPRGLLSLERGHTYNQRRKRTDLHALGPDGQPLLLVECKAASVPLTAQVAMQIATYNQTIGAPLLLVTNGVQHCCWRVHSIERTTQALTFIPTYAEALELLEVARTL, encoded by the coding sequence ATGCAAGCGTTGAACCTGCCGCCTTTCGCCTACAAAGTTACGCAATCGGGCCCGAATCTGTTGATCTGGGACGTGCTCCGCCGCCGCAACGTGGTGTGCACGCCCGAGGAGTGGGTGCGGCAACACGTTGTAAATTACTTGGTTGAACACCTGGGTTACCCGCGCGGCCTGCTCAGCCTGGAGCGCGGCCACACCTACAACCAACGCCGCAAGCGCACCGATTTGCACGCCCTAGGCCCCGATGGGCAGCCGCTGCTGCTGGTGGAGTGCAAAGCGGCCAGCGTGCCCCTCACCGCCCAAGTGGCCATGCAAATTGCTACCTACAACCAAACGATTGGCGCGCCGCTGCTGCTCGTAACCAACGGCGTGCAACATTGCTGCTGGCGCGTGCACAGCATCGAGCGTACCACGCAGGCGCTTACGTTTATCCCCACCTACGCCGAGGCGTTGGAGCTGCTGGAAGTAGCGCGGACTTTGTAG
- a CDS encoding AMP nucleosidase produces the protein MKTKSDIVKNWLPRYTGVPLEDFGQYILLTNFINYVTMFADHFGVEIKGIDKPMQTATANGITIINFGMGSAMAATVMDLLGAIKPKAALFLGKCGGLKGKTKVGDLILPIAAIRGEGTSDDYLPPEIPALPSFRLQRSVSSMIKKHEKDYWTGTVYTTNRRVWEHDENFKNYLRQIRAMAVDMETATIFVVGFVNEIPHGALLLVSDEPMTPEGVKTAESDKSVTSNYVTTHLQIGIESLLELKNSGESVKHMRFE, from the coding sequence ATGAAGACCAAATCAGACATCGTCAAGAACTGGTTGCCCCGCTACACCGGGGTGCCGCTCGAAGACTTTGGCCAGTACATTCTGCTGACCAATTTCATCAACTACGTAACCATGTTCGCCGACCATTTCGGCGTCGAAATCAAGGGCATTGACAAGCCCATGCAAACGGCCACGGCCAACGGCATCACCATCATCAACTTCGGCATGGGCTCGGCCATGGCTGCTACCGTGATGGACCTGCTCGGGGCCATCAAGCCGAAAGCTGCGCTCTTCCTGGGCAAGTGCGGTGGCCTGAAAGGCAAAACCAAAGTTGGCGACCTGATTCTGCCCATCGCGGCTATTCGCGGCGAAGGTACCTCCGACGACTATCTGCCGCCAGAAATCCCCGCGCTGCCCTCGTTCCGCTTGCAGCGTTCGGTTTCCTCGATGATCAAGAAGCACGAGAAGGACTACTGGACGGGCACGGTGTACACCACCAACCGCCGCGTGTGGGAGCACGACGAAAACTTTAAGAACTACCTGCGCCAGATCCGCGCCATGGCCGTGGATATGGAAACCGCTACCATTTTCGTGGTGGGCTTCGTGAACGAGATTCCGCACGGCGCGCTGTTGCTGGTATCCGACGAGCCGATGACGCCCGAGGGCGTGAAAACCGCCGAGAGCGACAAGAGCGTAACGTCGAACTACGTTACTACGCACTTGCAAATCGGTATCGAATCGTTGCTGGAATTGAAGAACTCCGGCGAATCGGTGAAGCACATGCGCTTTGAATAG
- a CDS encoding amidohydrolase, with product MLQRLRPVLAPLAALPLLAGLTACPTTKYPADLIVYNATVYTVDSAFTKAQAFAVQDGQIMFVGSSDEVRQRYRGKEEVDAQGKFIYPGFYDAHCHFYRYALGLRDADLVGTDSWSAVLGKLRAQRLQYAQSAWLTGRGWDQNDWTTKQFPTKDSLDRQFPNVPVFIVRVDGHAALVNQKALDLAGVTASTPISGGVIEKDAQGRLTGLLVDNAVDLVSAKIPEPTPAEAAKLLLQAQEQCVELGLTSLADAGLERSQIERLDAMQKANQLKLRLDCMINPTPANRQYYLKRGPYLTDRLTVNSFKVYADGALGSRGACLMHPYADQPKQTGFLLQSVAEYRALAKELAASKFQMNTHAIGDSANRALLDIYAEVLRGQTDRRWRIEHAQVVSRPDVAKFGRFNVVPSVQPTHATSDMYWAGERLGAERLKTAYAYQDLLKATGRLALGSDFPVEALNPLFGFHAAVARQDAKNYPKGGFQPENALTREQALRGMTEWAAWAAFEEEKKGTLQGGKWADFVILEQDLMTAPAEQLRNIKVLSTYISGEKVYERK from the coding sequence ATGCTCCAACGACTACGCCCCGTGCTGGCGCCGCTTGCGGCGCTGCCCTTGCTGGCGGGCCTTACCGCCTGCCCCACCACCAAATACCCCGCCGACCTCATCGTGTACAACGCCACCGTGTACACCGTCGATTCGGCCTTTACCAAAGCGCAGGCGTTTGCTGTGCAGGATGGCCAAATCATGTTTGTGGGCAGCTCCGATGAGGTGCGGCAACGCTACCGCGGCAAGGAGGAAGTCGACGCCCAGGGCAAATTCATTTACCCCGGCTTTTACGATGCCCACTGCCACTTTTACCGCTACGCCCTAGGTTTGCGCGATGCCGATTTGGTCGGCACCGACTCGTGGAGCGCGGTGCTGGGCAAGCTGCGCGCGCAACGCCTCCAGTACGCGCAAAGCGCGTGGCTCACGGGCCGCGGCTGGGACCAAAACGACTGGACCACAAAGCAATTTCCGACCAAAGACTCGCTTGATCGACAGTTCCCGAATGTGCCCGTGTTTATTGTGCGGGTTGATGGCCACGCGGCCCTCGTCAACCAAAAAGCGCTCGACTTAGCCGGCGTTACGGCCAGCACGCCCATTTCGGGCGGCGTGATTGAGAAAGATGCCCAGGGCCGCCTGACGGGGCTATTGGTCGATAACGCGGTGGATTTAGTGTCGGCCAAAATTCCGGAGCCCACGCCCGCCGAAGCCGCCAAGTTGCTGCTGCAAGCCCAGGAGCAGTGCGTGGAGCTGGGCCTCACCAGCCTGGCCGATGCCGGCTTAGAGCGCAGCCAAATCGAACGCCTCGACGCGATGCAGAAGGCCAACCAGCTGAAGCTGCGCCTCGACTGCATGATTAACCCCACGCCCGCCAATCGGCAGTACTACCTCAAACGCGGCCCTTACCTCACCGACCGCCTCACGGTGAACTCCTTTAAGGTGTACGCCGATGGCGCCCTGGGTTCGCGCGGGGCCTGCCTAATGCATCCTTACGCCGATCAGCCGAAGCAAACCGGGTTTCTGCTGCAATCGGTAGCCGAATACCGTGCGTTGGCAAAGGAGCTGGCAGCCAGTAAGTTTCAGATGAATACCCACGCCATCGGCGACTCGGCCAATCGGGCTTTGCTGGACATTTACGCCGAAGTGCTGCGCGGCCAAACCGACCGCCGCTGGCGCATCGAGCACGCGCAGGTGGTAAGCCGCCCCGACGTGGCCAAGTTTGGCCGCTTCAACGTGGTGCCCTCGGTGCAGCCCACCCACGCCACCTCCGATATGTACTGGGCTGGCGAGCGGCTGGGTGCCGAGCGACTAAAAACCGCCTACGCCTACCAGGACTTGCTTAAGGCCACCGGCCGCTTAGCCCTAGGTTCCGACTTTCCGGTGGAGGCCCTGAACCCGCTGTTCGGCTTTCATGCGGCCGTAGCGCGACAGGATGCCAAGAACTACCCCAAGGGCGGTTTTCAGCCCGAAAACGCCCTCACCCGCGAGCAAGCCCTGCGCGGCATGACGGAGTGGGCCGCCTGGGCGGCTTTCGAGGAGGAGAAAAAAGGCACGCTGCAAGGCGGCAAGTGGGCCGACTTTGTGATTCTGGAGCAGGACCTAATGACTGCGCCCGCCGAACAGCTCCGCAACATCAAAGTGCTGAGCACTTACATCAGCGGCGAGAAAGTGTACGAACGGAAGTAA
- a CDS encoding MFS transporter, whose product MTTASAAAATPVAVPKNDKRITSGWAMYDWANSVYPLVITSSIFPIYWSGVVSEITGRNGNSPVEFLGFQVPGSSLLTYAISAAFLLIALISPFLTALADFSGRKKLFLQFFCYLGAASCAALYFFTPSTLTASTFVFIAATVGFSGSIVFYNSYLPIIATEDQYDRLSARGFSMGYIGSVILLLLSLGLIMGHPALGLDKSLGLTAGKATQIAFLLTGIWWAGFAQIPFARLPADEGRAADAAAPDSGWLLNGFKELGKVWDELKHLPNLKRFLLAYFTYNMGVQTVMYVATIFGKDELHLPDQDLIITILLLQLVAILGAYLFARLSERIGNTRALSWAVVIWAFICIAGYFVQADWTFYALASVIGLTMGGIQSLSRSTYSKIIPEDTHNTAAYFSFFDVTEKLSIVIGTATWGIIGQWFGSMRYSILALIVFFILGLLFLLTLRGKKLREPHPSEAINQPPPAAPHAGTPLQAH is encoded by the coding sequence ATGACAACTGCCTCGGCCGCGGCCGCCACACCCGTTGCGGTGCCGAAAAACGACAAGCGCATTACCTCGGGCTGGGCCATGTATGATTGGGCCAACTCGGTGTACCCGCTCGTAATCACCTCCTCCATCTTCCCGATTTACTGGAGCGGCGTGGTGTCCGAAATAACCGGCCGCAACGGCAACAGCCCCGTTGAATTCTTGGGCTTTCAGGTGCCCGGCTCTTCGTTGCTTACCTACGCCATTTCGGCCGCTTTTCTGCTGATTGCCCTCATCAGCCCGTTCCTTACGGCCCTGGCCGACTTTTCGGGGCGCAAAAAGCTGTTCCTGCAGTTCTTCTGCTACCTGGGGGCGGCCTCGTGCGCGGCGCTGTACTTCTTCACGCCCAGCACGCTCACGGCTTCTACGTTCGTGTTCATCGCTGCCACGGTGGGTTTCTCGGGCTCCATCGTGTTCTACAACTCCTACTTGCCCATCATCGCCACCGAAGACCAGTACGACCGCCTTTCGGCCCGCGGGTTTTCCATGGGCTACATCGGTTCGGTAATACTGCTGCTGCTGAGCCTGGGGCTGATTATGGGCCACCCCGCCCTAGGCTTGGATAAGTCGTTGGGCCTTACGGCCGGCAAAGCCACCCAAATTGCGTTCCTGCTCACGGGCATTTGGTGGGCTGGCTTTGCGCAAATTCCCTTCGCCCGCCTGCCCGCCGACGAGGGCCGCGCCGCCGATGCCGCCGCCCCCGACAGCGGCTGGTTGCTCAACGGTTTCAAAGAGCTAGGCAAGGTGTGGGACGAGCTCAAGCACCTGCCCAACCTGAAGCGCTTTTTGCTGGCCTACTTCACCTACAACATGGGCGTGCAAACCGTGATGTACGTGGCTACCATCTTCGGCAAAGACGAGCTGCACCTGCCCGATCAGGACCTGATTATCACCATCTTGCTGCTGCAGCTGGTGGCCATCCTAGGTGCCTATCTGTTCGCCCGGCTGTCGGAGCGCATCGGCAACACGCGCGCCCTTAGCTGGGCTGTGGTTATTTGGGCGTTTATCTGCATTGCGGGCTACTTCGTGCAGGCCGACTGGACGTTCTACGCCCTGGCTTCGGTTATCGGCCTTACCATGGGCGGCATCCAAAGCCTTTCGCGCTCCACCTATTCCAAAATCATCCCCGAAGACACGCACAACACGGCCGCTTACTTCAGCTTTTTCGACGTGACCGAAAAGCTCAGCATCGTAATCGGCACCGCCACGTGGGGCATTATCGGGCAGTGGTTTGGCTCGATGCGGTACAGCATCCTGGCCCTCATTGTGTTCTTCATCCTGGGCCTGTTGTTTCTGCTGACGCTGCGTGGCAAAAAACTGCGCGAGCCGCACCCCAGCGAGGCCATTAACCAGCCGCCGCCCGCCGCGCCGCACGCCGGCACGCCGCTGCAGGCGCACTAA